The following proteins are co-located in the Senegalia massiliensis genome:
- a CDS encoding excinuclease ABC subunit C produces MLTEDELKWIRSVLVDDSMKISPSYFYRRKKKMEWLKNKTKVRQELDKLRKEMLKTTPKDLLELKDKSVRESRKIKNFEGIYIIHNRIKDIYYVGQSKRVLDRAYMHFIVNPEAIEGRYNLTVEYNFPEIYFDYNAGNEFIISLIPLIETSFSSLNELEGCAIIAYNSLAPNGYNRVSGNMMDKPIFKNDDYKKAMNLIFNRIKETEGEDFILNLTNQKKRRSYTLNLFTKLRLPRNPNFYLTFLKMLTEYRKYNKK; encoded by the coding sequence GTGCTAACAGAAGATGAGCTAAAGTGGATAAGGAGCGTTTTAGTAGATGATTCTATGAAAATATCTCCTTCATATTTTTATAGACGAAAGAAAAAGATGGAATGGCTTAAAAATAAAACAAAAGTAAGACAAGAGTTAGATAAATTAAGAAAAGAAATGTTAAAAACAACTCCAAAAGATTTACTTGAATTAAAAGATAAAAGTGTAAGAGAGAGTCGGAAAATTAAAAATTTTGAGGGGATATATATAATACATAATCGTATAAAAGATATTTATTATGTTGGACAATCAAAAAGAGTTTTAGATAGAGCTTATATGCACTTTATTGTAAATCCAGAAGCTATAGAAGGGAGGTATAACCTCACTGTTGAATATAATTTTCCTGAAATATATTTTGATTATAATGCAGGAAATGAATTTATTATTAGTTTGATACCTTTGATAGAGACATCATTTTCATCTTTAAATGAGCTAGAAGGCTGTGCAATAATTGCTTATAATTCATTGGCTCCAAATGGTTATAATAGGGTAAGCGGTAATATGATGGATAAACCTATTTTTAAAAATGATGATTATAAAAAAGCTATGAATTTAATATTTAATAGGATAAAAGAAACAGAAGGAGAAGATTTTATTTTAAATCTCACCAATCAAAAAAAGAGAAGATCTTATACTTTAAATTTATTTACAAAACTTAGATTGCCACGTAATCCTAATTTTTATTTAACGTTTTTAAAGATGTTAACAGAGTATAGAAAGTATAATAAAAAATAA
- a CDS encoding pyridoxal phosphate-dependent aminotransferase yields the protein MEFSKRIDQMQESPIRKLVPVAEEAKKNGKKVYHLNIGQPDIKTPPEFMNSIKKYDEEVLSYSFSEGLPQLIESFIKYYKTYNLEFEKDEILITNGGSEAILFSLLAVTDTDDEILVPEPFYTNYNGFSSAAGVKVVPITTKAENGFKLPSKDFIQSLVTKKTKAILLSNPGNPTGAVYTRDEMNALTDIAKENDLYIISDEVYREFIYDGFEYKSFASFENIKDRVILTDSISKRYSACGARIGMIACKNKDLIKQILKLCQGRLCVPTLEQIGATELIKVSKEYLDDVVEEYKKRRDIVYNELKNIEGVICEKPHGAFYVIAKLPVDNAEDFVKWLLTDFDIDGETIMLAPAEGFYATPGLGIDEVRISYVLNENSLKKSMNILKVGLKKYKKNNTL from the coding sequence ATGGAATTTTCTAAAAGAATTGATCAAATGCAAGAATCACCTATCAGAAAGTTAGTACCTGTGGCAGAAGAAGCAAAGAAAAATGGTAAAAAAGTTTATCACCTTAACATAGGACAACCAGACATAAAAACACCTCCAGAATTTATGAATTCAATAAAAAAATATGATGAAGAGGTTTTATCTTATTCATTTTCTGAAGGATTACCTCAACTTATAGAAAGTTTTATTAAGTATTATAAAACTTATAACCTCGAATTTGAAAAAGATGAAATTTTAATCACTAATGGTGGAAGTGAAGCAATATTATTTTCTTTATTAGCAGTAACAGATACTGACGATGAAATTCTTGTCCCTGAACCATTTTATACTAATTATAATGGATTTAGCAGTGCAGCAGGGGTAAAAGTAGTCCCAATTACTACTAAGGCTGAAAATGGCTTTAAATTACCCTCAAAAGACTTCATCCAAAGTTTAGTCACTAAAAAAACAAAAGCAATTTTATTATCAAATCCTGGCAACCCTACAGGTGCAGTTTATACTAGGGATGAAATGAATGCATTAACAGACATAGCTAAGGAAAACGATTTATATATTATATCTGATGAAGTATATAGAGAATTTATTTATGATGGATTTGAATATAAAAGTTTTGCTTCCTTTGAAAATATAAAAGATAGAGTGATATTAACAGATAGTATATCAAAGAGATATAGTGCTTGTGGAGCAAGAATTGGAATGATCGCTTGTAAAAACAAAGATTTAATTAAGCAAATATTAAAGCTTTGTCAAGGAAGACTGTGCGTTCCTACATTAGAACAAATCGGAGCAACTGAGCTTATAAAAGTAAGTAAAGAGTATCTTGATGATGTAGTAGAAGAATACAAAAAAAGAAGAGACATAGTTTATAACGAACTTAAAAATATTGAGGGTGTTATATGTGAAAAACCTCATGGAGCTTTCTATGTTATAGCAAAATTACCAGTAGATAATGCAGAAGATTTTGTGAAATGGTTGTTAACAGATTTTGATATAGATGGTGAAACTATAATGTTAGCACCTGCAGAAGGATTCTATGCTACTCCTGGTTTAGGTATAGATGAAGTAAGAATATCATATGTATTAAATGAAAATTCATTAAAAAAATCAATGAATATATTAAAAGTAGGTTTAAAAAAATATAAAAAAAATAACACCCTATAG
- a CDS encoding potassium channel family protein, producing the protein MKNAKLYKSLIIVIIFILSLSIIFYVVETENNSKINNLGDAIWWGFVTSTTVGYGDIFPITYLGRIIAIILMLIGIGIFGFITASFASIFVEKNFKKGMGLMDVNFKNHIVIIGWNYRSKSIIKELINENKDINIVLIDNIDQNPYTKKNISYIKGNPWNDNVLKRANISYAKTAIVLADRKLDSLEMMDAKSVFTCLAIEKTNNNIYLISEVVNPENSNHFLRVNVNDIIVSNQIESKVLVRSILYKTVNKAIKELITNSYGSELYEMLAPKYYINKKYIDVSLELLKKNITLIGIYRKGQTNLNPEKSTIIKDKDILIYISKEKYQKSK; encoded by the coding sequence ATGAAAAATGCTAAACTTTATAAATCATTAATTATAGTAATTATATTTATATTGAGTTTATCAATAATTTTTTATGTTGTTGAAACAGAAAATAATTCTAAAATAAATAATTTAGGAGATGCTATTTGGTGGGGTTTTGTCACTAGTACTACTGTTGGATATGGAGATATATTTCCAATAACTTATTTAGGCAGAATAATAGCAATAATTTTAATGTTAATTGGTATAGGTATATTTGGATTTATAACTGCTTCATTTGCATCAATATTTGTAGAAAAAAATTTTAAAAAAGGGATGGGATTAATGGATGTAAATTTTAAAAATCACATAGTTATAATTGGATGGAACTATAGGTCGAAATCTATTATTAAAGAATTAATTAACGAAAATAAAGATATAAATATAGTTTTAATTGATAATATAGATCAAAATCCTTATACCAAAAAGAATATATCATATATAAAAGGAAATCCTTGGAATGACAATGTTTTAAAAAGAGCTAATATATCTTATGCTAAAACAGCAATAGTATTAGCTGATAGAAAATTAGATAGCTTAGAAATGATGGATGCAAAATCTGTATTTACATGTTTAGCAATAGAAAAAACTAATAATAATATATATTTAATATCCGAAGTAGTAAATCCCGAAAATTCAAATCACTTTTTAAGAGTAAATGTAAATGATATTATCGTAAGTAATCAAATAGAAAGTAAAGTATTAGTAAGAAGCATATTATATAAGACAGTAAATAAAGCAATTAAGGAGCTTATAACAAATTCTTATGGCTCTGAATTATATGAAATGTTAGCTCCTAAATACTATATTAATAAAAAATATATTGATGTTTCTTTAGAATTACTTAAAAAGAATATTACTTTAATAGGAATTTATAGAAAAGGACAAACAAATTTAAACCCTGAAAAAAGTACTATAATAAAAGACAAAGATATATTAATATATATATCTAAAGAAAAATATCAAAAATCAAAATAA
- a CDS encoding PLP-dependent aminotransferase family protein: MIVLNEIKLDKDKKYPLYKQLYKGIKDLIIDNRIEVNTKLPSIRETCKIFNINSSTVVSAYNLLEKEGYVYKKTGSGTYIKNIDVDNTLDNKKNLNIIYDFQNLTADSKLFPVSEFKELMNVVIDRDGGSAFDYHESIGYLPLRKVIKSHLEEKNIFTPLESIQIISGTQQGIDILSKTILDYGDIVITEAPTYPGALYSFKSRSAKIIEIPVDRDGIDITILEHKIKNFKPRVIYTMPNFQNPTGFSYSLNTMKKILELAEKYNTYIIEDDYISDINFNNKKVKLLKSLDDNNRVIYLKSFSKTFMPGIRLGFAVLPIKLSQNFLLGKHFSDISTSGFIQRIFELYLKEKMWDNHIKKLSSIYKMKYDLTKKYIKKYIPLYLRYYRPDGGLNFWFALPDGYSSKKLEIYLKEKGILISCGSRFYSSNNDTEYFRINISSIEIKEIEKSIILLFKYINKFIKNKNNKTLIHPINYFDF; encoded by the coding sequence ATGATTGTATTAAATGAAATAAAATTAGATAAGGACAAGAAATATCCTTTATATAAACAATTGTATAAAGGAATAAAAGATCTAATTATTGATAATAGAATAGAGGTCAATACTAAATTACCTTCTATTAGAGAAACCTGTAAAATATTTAATATAAATAGTTCTACTGTTGTAAGTGCATATAATTTATTGGAAAAAGAGGGTTATGTATATAAAAAAACTGGTAGTGGAACTTATATAAAGAATATTGATGTAGATAACACTTTAGATAATAAAAAAAATTTAAATATTATTTATGATTTTCAAAACTTAACAGCTGATTCAAAATTATTTCCTGTATCAGAGTTTAAAGAGTTAATGAATGTAGTTATAGATAGAGATGGAGGCAGTGCCTTTGATTATCATGAAAGTATAGGATATTTACCTCTTAGAAAAGTGATTAAAAGCCATTTAGAAGAAAAAAATATTTTTACACCTTTAGAATCTATTCAAATAATATCTGGAACTCAGCAAGGCATAGATATATTAAGTAAAACAATATTAGATTATGGTGACATTGTAATTACAGAAGCTCCTACTTATCCTGGTGCTTTATACTCATTTAAATCAAGATCTGCTAAAATTATTGAAATACCCGTTGATAGAGATGGAATAGACATTACTATATTAGAACATAAAATTAAAAATTTTAAACCTCGTGTAATATATACAATGCCAAATTTTCAAAATCCTACTGGATTTTCTTATTCTTTAAATACGATGAAAAAAATATTGGAATTAGCTGAAAAATATAATACATATATTATAGAAGATGATTATATAAGTGATATTAATTTTAATAATAAAAAGGTAAAGTTACTTAAATCTTTAGATGATAATAATAGAGTCATATACTTAAAAAGTTTTTCAAAAACTTTTATGCCAGGAATTAGGTTAGGTTTTGCTGTTCTACCTATAAAACTCAGTCAAAACTTTTTATTAGGAAAACATTTTTCTGACATATCTACGTCAGGTTTTATTCAAAGAATATTTGAACTATATTTAAAAGAAAAAATGTGGGATAATCATATAAAAAAATTGTCTAGTATATATAAAATGAAATATGATTTAACAAAAAAATATATTAAAAAATATATACCACTATATCTAAGATACTATAGACCAGATGGAGGTCTTAATTTCTGGTTTGCACTTCCTGATGGTTACTCTTCAAAAAAACTAGAAATTTATTTAAAGGAAAAAGGAATTTTAATATCTTGTGGATCAAGATTTTATTCTAGCAATAATGATACAGAATATTTTAGAATAAATATATCATCAATAGAAATAAAAGAGATTGAAAAGTCTATTATATTATTATTTAAATATATTAATAAGTTTATAAAAAATAAAAATAATAAGACACTTATACATCCAATTAATTATTTTGATTTTTGA
- a CDS encoding M42 family metallopeptidase, translated as MEFNSVLLRKLVDSFSPSGNENNVRKLIIEEIEDYVDEIKIDNLGNLIARKKGNGKKVMIAGHMDQIGLMIIDIDDKGFLRFTNIGGISPFLSINQRVIFENGIVGVISSEDIDDKNKLKLDNLYIDIGAKDKKDAEGKIGIGDTCVYLNSFYEDNDKVISRCLDDRVGCFVMIEALKKMKNVDNDLYFVFTVQEELGIRGAKTSAYKIEPDIGIAIDVTPAGGTPKSKRLSVTLGKGTAIKIMDKSLIVHPKLKDILIDMAEKNNIEYQREVLEYGGTDSGSIHLSREGVPSGVISIPTRYIHSSNETVYKKDVISSIELLKTVLNHEFKI; from the coding sequence ATGGAATTTAATAGTGTGTTATTAAGAAAACTTGTAGATTCATTTTCACCATCAGGTAATGAAAATAATGTAAGAAAATTAATTATAGAAGAAATTGAGGATTATGTAGATGAAATAAAGATTGATAACTTAGGAAATCTTATAGCTAGAAAGAAAGGAAATGGTAAGAAAGTAATGATTGCTGGTCATATGGATCAAATTGGACTTATGATTATAGATATAGATGATAAAGGTTTTTTAAGGTTTACAAATATTGGAGGAATTTCTCCTTTTTTAAGTATAAATCAAAGAGTTATATTTGAAAATGGTATTGTAGGAGTAATATCAAGTGAAGATATAGATGATAAAAATAAATTGAAATTAGATAATTTATATATAGATATTGGAGCTAAAGATAAAAAAGATGCAGAGGGGAAAATTGGAATTGGAGATACCTGTGTATATTTAAATAGTTTTTATGAAGATAATGATAAGGTTATTTCTAGATGTCTTGATGATAGAGTAGGTTGTTTTGTAATGATTGAGGCTTTGAAAAAAATGAAGAATGTAGATAATGATCTTTATTTTGTCTTTACTGTTCAAGAAGAGTTAGGTATAAGAGGTGCTAAAACATCTGCTTATAAAATAGAGCCAGATATAGGCATAGCAATTGATGTTACTCCAGCAGGAGGTACTCCTAAGTCTAAAAGATTATCAGTAACTTTAGGTAAAGGTACTGCCATAAAAATTATGGATAAGTCCTTAATAGTACATCCTAAATTAAAAGATATACTAATTGATATGGCTGAAAAAAATAATATAGAATATCAAAGAGAAGTTTTAGAGTATGGTGGGACAGATTCAGGTAGTATACACTTAAGTAGAGAAGGTGTTCCTTCAGGTGTAATATCTATTCCTACTAGATATATTCATTCTTCAAATGAAACAGTATACAAAAAAGATGTGATAAGTTCTATTGAGTTACTTAAAACAGTATTGAATCATGAATTCAAAATATAA
- a CDS encoding M42 family metallopeptidase, with translation MLLKNLTEASGVSGNEKEVRDIIINEIKNYVDNYKVDKIGNVIAYKKGQKNNNKKILITAHMDEVGLIVSDIDDMGLIKFMTVGGIDKRVLVSKRVKIGKNKVLGVIGAKPIHLQKPSDRKKALDLKQLYIDIGTYTKAETEKKVNIGDYIVFDSNYMEFGDDLIKAKALDNRVGCTLLIELLKSDIPYDLHVAFTVMEEIGLRGAGPAAYKIQPDISIILEGTTCADLEDIDDHKKATILGKGVAISLIDRTTYYDENLRNMLVNTAEENNIPYQFRKTSVGGNDSGSIHLSREGVKTATLSVPCRNIHSPISIMSKKDYKSTKILLNKFIGKILEGENK, from the coding sequence ATGTTATTAAAAAATCTTACAGAAGCTAGTGGGGTTTCTGGAAATGAAAAAGAAGTAAGGGATATTATTATAAATGAGATAAAAAATTATGTTGATAATTATAAAGTAGATAAAATAGGAAATGTAATTGCTTATAAAAAGGGGCAAAAAAATAACAATAAAAAAATATTAATAACGGCACATATGGATGAAGTAGGTTTAATAGTTTCTGATATTGATGATATGGGATTAATTAAATTTATGACAGTAGGTGGAATCGACAAGAGGGTACTTGTTTCGAAAAGAGTAAAAATAGGAAAAAATAAAGTTTTAGGTGTTATAGGTGCAAAACCTATTCATCTTCAAAAACCTAGTGATCGTAAAAAAGCTTTAGATTTAAAACAATTATATATAGACATTGGAACATATACAAAAGCTGAAACAGAAAAAAAGGTTAATATAGGAGATTATATTGTATTTGATAGTAACTATATGGAATTTGGAGATGATCTGATAAAAGCTAAAGCTTTAGACAATAGAGTAGGTTGTACTTTATTAATTGAATTATTGAAATCAGATATCCCATATGACTTACATGTAGCATTTACTGTTATGGAAGAAATAGGACTTCGTGGTGCGGGACCTGCTGCATATAAAATACAACCTGATATATCAATAATCTTAGAAGGTACTACATGTGCTGATTTAGAGGATATTGATGACCATAAAAAAGCTACAATATTAGGTAAAGGAGTAGCAATATCATTAATAGATAGAACAACTTATTATGATGAAAATTTAAGAAATATGCTTGTAAATACTGCTGAAGAAAATAATATTCCTTATCAGTTTAGAAAAACAAGTGTAGGAGGAAACGATTCAGGTAGTATTCATTTATCAAGAGAAGGAGTAAAAACAGCAACTTTATCTGTACCATGTAGAAATATCCATTCTCCAATTAGCATCATGAGTAAAAAAGACTATAAATCTACTAAAATATTATTAAATAAATTTATAGGAAAAATATTAGAAGGAGAGAATAAATAA
- a CDS encoding M42 family metallopeptidase, giving the protein MDTIEFLKELSNYNSVSGYEQNLSKYIHNVFQKYTDDITYDKLGSLIAIKNGEKNYQNIKIMLAAHIDEIGLMVTGIAENGSIKFTSVGGVDPRTLVAQEVIIHSEKEIYGVIGTLPPHLQDSDSKDNAFKMEDLYIDIGYDEVKAKELISIGDIITIKREFKVLESNTVTSKSLDDKAGVATLLECVKELKKLKHQADVYNVFTVQEEVGTRGAITSTYKIDPDIGIAIDVGFGKTPELEDADSIKMGKGPAITLGGNIHPQLRKKLIVIAEKYNIPYQTELDPGPTGTDGRSIQISRAGIPTLVISIPLRYMHTSVETINIDDIKNTAKLIARFISEIDSNNLEGYLCY; this is encoded by the coding sequence ATGGATACAATAGAATTTTTAAAAGAATTATCTAATTATAATAGTGTCTCTGGTTATGAACAAAATTTGTCAAAGTATATTCATAATGTTTTTCAAAAATATACAGATGATATAACTTATGATAAGTTAGGAAGCTTAATAGCTATAAAAAATGGTGAAAAAAATTATCAAAATATTAAAATAATGCTTGCAGCACATATAGATGAGATAGGATTAATGGTAACTGGAATAGCAGAAAATGGATCTATTAAATTTACTTCTGTAGGAGGTGTTGATCCAAGAACTTTAGTTGCTCAAGAAGTTATTATTCATTCTGAAAAAGAGATATATGGTGTGATAGGAACATTACCGCCTCATTTACAAGATTCTGATTCCAAAGATAATGCTTTTAAAATGGAAGATTTATATATTGATATAGGTTATGATGAAGTAAAAGCTAAAGAATTAATATCTATTGGTGATATAATCACTATTAAAAGAGAGTTTAAAGTATTAGAATCTAATACTGTTACAAGTAAATCATTAGATGATAAAGCAGGAGTAGCTACATTATTAGAATGTGTTAAAGAATTAAAAAAACTTAAACACCAAGCAGATGTATACAATGTTTTTACAGTACAAGAAGAAGTTGGGACAAGAGGTGCGATAACAAGTACATATAAAATAGATCCTGATATTGGAATTGCAATTGATGTAGGTTTTGGTAAAACTCCAGAGTTAGAAGATGCTGATTCAATTAAGATGGGAAAAGGTCCTGCTATTACACTTGGCGGAAATATTCATCCACAACTTAGAAAAAAACTGATTGTAATAGCTGAAAAATATAATATTCCCTATCAAACAGAATTAGATCCTGGACCAACAGGTACTGATGGAAGAAGTATACAAATATCTAGAGCTGGTATACCTACTTTAGTTATATCTATACCCTTAAGATATATGCATACTTCAGTTGAAACAATTAATATAGATGACATAAAAAATACTGCTAAACTTATAGCTAGATTTATATCTGAAATTGATAGTAACAATCTGGAGGGATATCTATGTTATTAA
- a CDS encoding CheR family methyltransferase translates to MDNYEKFKNEIYNLINIDLSSYKEKQMKRRILSLISRNKFSGFEDYIKGLKEDKNLLNEFLNYLTINVSEFYRNKEQWNILENQIIPDLLKQKKKIKVWSSACSTGEEPYSIVMLLSKFINIDDISILATDIDNSAINKAKIGIYSEKSLKELPNEFKTKYFEKIQNTYKIKDEIKNKVKFQNINLLKDEYPKNCDLIFCRNVMIYFTEEAKSVMYNKFYNALSDNGILFVGSTEQIIYSHKYNLESVKTFFYRKKS, encoded by the coding sequence ATGGATAACTACGAAAAGTTTAAAAATGAAATTTATAATTTAATAAATATAGATTTATCAAGTTATAAGGAAAAACAAATGAAAAGAAGAATATTATCTTTAATATCTAGAAATAAATTTTCTGGTTTTGAAGATTATATTAAAGGATTAAAAGAAGATAAAAATTTATTAAATGAATTTTTAAATTATTTGACTATAAATGTATCAGAATTTTATAGAAATAAAGAACAATGGAATATTTTAGAAAATCAAATTATTCCTGATTTGTTAAAACAGAAGAAAAAGATAAAGGTATGGAGTAGTGCATGTTCTACAGGAGAAGAACCTTATTCAATAGTTATGTTATTATCTAAATTTATAAACATTGATGACATTTCAATATTAGCTACGGATATTGATAACTCAGCAATAAATAAAGCCAAAATAGGAATTTATTCAGAAAAGAGTTTAAAAGAATTACCTAATGAGTTTAAAACTAAGTATTTTGAAAAAATTCAAAATACATATAAAATTAAAGATGAAATAAAAAATAAAGTTAAATTCCAAAATATAAATCTTTTAAAAGATGAATACCCTAAAAATTGCGATTTGATATTTTGTAGAAATGTTATGATTTATTTTACTGAAGAAGCAAAATCGGTAATGTATAATAAATTTTATAATGCACTTTCAGATAATGGAATATTATTTGTAGGTAGTACAGAACAAATAATATATTCTCATAAATATAATTTAGAGTCTGTAAAAACTTTTTTCTATAGAAAGAAATCATAA
- a CDS encoding bifunctional 4-hydroxy-3-methylbut-2-enyl diphosphate reductase/30S ribosomal protein S1 gives MKVILAKNSGFCFGVERAMDSTLDAINIKKNVSSLGPLIHNKQVTDDLKKKGLNTISDIDTINNGTIIIRSHGISKDIHEKLSSRNIEILDLTCPFVRKIQKKVQKFYNKGYNIIIIGDPNHPEVIGINGWCENSADIFNSKDDIDNSKKYDKICIVAQTTMNYEKFKLLSDIVSKNAEEVLIYNTICNATKLRQTSCREVASDVDAMIVIGGYHSSNTQKLVEISKEICKDTYHIETVDDLNLEKLKKYNVVGITAGASTPDWIIKEVVNRVSNIDNEMNKMMEEIEKTLVDFKKGDIVEGNIISINKDELMVNIGYKSDGIIKRNEVSNDNNIDLEKEFNLGDEIEVYILKLDDGEGNVLLSKKRVEDIKGWEELLDIFESEELVKGNIVEVVKGGVIVLVKGIRGFIPASHMSTNYVEDLNAYLGKELSLKIIEFNKSKKKLVLSRKNVELKEIQEEKEELWNSIEKDMKIEGEVKRLTNFGAFVDIGGVDGLVHISELSWGRTNHPSEIVNVGDKVEVVVLDFDKAKERISLGYKQTKDHPWNNIKEKYNIGDIVEGKVVKLVDFGAFVELLPGLDGLVHISEISEEHIAKPSEKLSKGEVVKVKILDIDEENNRLSLSIKETQEKEEISYQTEDSELSIGDMVNKDN, from the coding sequence TTGAAAGTAATTCTTGCTAAGAACTCTGGATTTTGTTTTGGAGTAGAAAGGGCTATGGATAGTACATTAGACGCAATAAATATTAAAAAGAATGTAAGTTCTTTAGGACCTTTAATTCACAACAAACAAGTTACAGATGATCTTAAGAAAAAAGGATTAAATACTATTAGTGATATAGACACTATAAATAATGGTACTATTATAATTAGATCTCATGGTATCTCTAAAGATATTCATGAAAAACTTAGTTCAAGAAATATAGAAATTCTAGATCTTACTTGTCCTTTTGTAAGAAAGATTCAAAAGAAAGTACAGAAATTTTATAATAAAGGATATAATATAATTATAATTGGTGACCCGAATCATCCTGAAGTTATTGGTATAAATGGATGGTGTGAAAATAGTGCTGATATATTTAACTCCAAAGATGATATTGATAATAGTAAGAAATATGATAAAATATGTATTGTGGCACAAACTACTATGAATTATGAAAAGTTTAAATTATTATCAGATATTGTTAGTAAAAATGCAGAAGAAGTTTTAATATATAATACTATTTGCAACGCTACTAAACTAAGACAAACTTCTTGTAGGGAAGTTGCAAGTGATGTAGATGCTATGATAGTTATTGGTGGATATCATAGTTCTAACACTCAGAAATTAGTAGAAATAAGCAAAGAAATATGTAAGGATACTTATCATATAGAAACTGTTGATGATTTAAATTTAGAGAAATTAAAAAAATATAATGTAGTTGGAATTACAGCTGGTGCATCTACACCTGACTGGATAATTAAGGAGGTTGTAAATAGAGTGAGTAATATTGATAATGAAATGAACAAAATGATGGAAGAGATTGAAAAAACTTTAGTAGACTTTAAAAAAGGTGATATTGTAGAAGGGAATATTATCTCAATAAATAAAGATGAGTTAATGGTTAATATAGGTTATAAGTCAGATGGTATAATTAAAAGAAATGAAGTATCTAATGATAATAATATAGATTTAGAAAAAGAGTTTAACTTAGGAGATGAAATTGAAGTTTATATTTTAAAACTTGATGATGGAGAAGGCAATGTTTTACTATCTAAAAAGAGAGTTGAAGATATAAAAGGTTGGGAAGAACTATTAGATATATTTGAAAGTGAAGAATTAGTAAAAGGTAATATTGTAGAAGTTGTAAAAGGTGGAGTTATAGTATTAGTAAAAGGTATAAGAGGATTTATACCAGCTTCTCATATGTCAACAAATTACGTTGAAGATTTAAATGCATATTTGGGTAAAGAATTATCACTAAAAATCATTGAATTTAATAAGTCTAAAAAGAAATTAGTCTTATCTAGAAAAAATGTAGAACTTAAAGAAATACAAGAAGAAAAAGAAGAACTATGGAATAGCATAGAGAAAGATATGAAAATTGAAGGTGAAGTAAAAAGACTTACTAACTTTGGTGCTTTTGTAGATATTGGAGGAGTTGATGGATTAGTCCATATATCTGAACTTTCTTGGGGGAGAACAAATCATCCTTCTGAAATTGTTAATGTAGGAGATAAAGTAGAAGTAGTTGTATTAGATTTTGATAAAGCTAAAGAAAGAATTTCTTTAGGTTATAAACAAACTAAAGATCATCCGTGGAATAATATAAAAGAAAAATATAATATTGGCGATATTGTAGAAGGAAAAGTTGTTAAATTAGTTGACTTTGGTGCATTTGTAGAATTATTACCAGGTTTAGATGGATTAGTTCATATATCTGAAATTTCAGAGGAGCATATTGCAAAACCTTCAGAAAAACTTTCAAAAGGTGAAGTTGTTAAAGTGAAAATTTTAGATATTGATGAAGAAAATAATAGATTGAGTTTAAGCATAAAAGAAACTCAAGAGAAAGAAGAAATTAGTTATCAAACTGAAGATAGTGAATTAAGTATTGGAGATATGGTAAATAAAGATAATTAA